In Penaeus vannamei isolate JL-2024 chromosome 4, ASM4276789v1, whole genome shotgun sequence, a single window of DNA contains:
- the LOC113809042 gene encoding serine protease inhibitor dipetalogastin, with protein MSGYYCVLMMLLSLSAGHYLHSNTEKCVNTCLGLIDPVCGSNQVTYDSECLLELAQCEDPSLRKVAEGPCECNSVCNDVQASVCGSDGNTYRSACSLKRAKCMDNPTLIQVAEGPCSTSDACSRECPFTLQPVCGSDGKTYSNECELEVAACRDPDVRMLAMCACLMDPKCNRQCTAEFDPVCGSNGITYPNHCTFDIATCNNPTITKVRHGRCDNQRECATTTCQQPYDPVCGSDGKTYENDCALEAKICVKPELYKVANCQCAPECPKAECTREYKPVCGSDGVTYVNDCLFDNARCRDLSLRVLRSGECDSDNCDLKQCTTDYQPVCGSDGGTYRNQCHFDVAACKDAMLVKAGDGECSSVLQ; from the exons ATGTCGGGATATTACTGTGTACTGatgatgcttctctctctctccgctggcCATTATTTAC ATAGCAATACCGAGAAGTGCGTGAATACCTGCCTTGGCCTCATTGACCCCGTGTGTGGCAGTAACCAGGTGACCTATGACAGCGAATGCCTCTTAGAGCTGGCACAGTGCGAGGACCCCAGTTTACGTAAGGTCGCGGAAGGACCCTGTG AGTGCAACTCGGTATGCAACGACGTGCAAGCCAGCGTCTGTGGGAGCGATGGCAACACCTACAGGAGCGCGTGCAGCCTGAAGAGAGCGAAGTGCATGGACAATCCCACGTTGATACAAGTGGCTGAGGGACCTTGCT ccACCAGCGACGCCTGCTCCCGCGAGTGCCCCTTCACCCTCCAGCCGGTGTGCGGGAGTGACGGGAAAACCTACAGCAACGAGTGCGAGTTGGAGGTGGCCGCCTGCAGGGACCCGGATGTCAGGATGCTGGCCATGTGCGCTTGTC TGATGGATCCGAAATGCAACCGACAGTGCACGGCGGAGTTCGACCCCGTTTGTGGCAGCAACGGAATCACTTATCCGAACCACTGCACGTTCGACATTGCAACTTGCAACAACCCGACGATTACGAAAGTCCGACACGGGCGTTGTG aCAACCAACGGGAGTGCGCGACGACCACCTGCCAGCAGCCGTACGACCCCGTGTGTGGCAGCGACGGCAAGACTTACGAGAACGACTGTGCGCTCGAGGCCAAGATCTGCGTGAAGCCGGAGCTCTACAAAGTGGCCAATTGTCAGTGCG CCCCGGAGTGCCCCAAGGCGGAGTGCACACGAGAGTACAAGCCGGTGTGCGGGAGTGACGGAGTGACTTACGTGAACGACTGCCTCTTCGACAACGCCCGCTGCCGGGATCTGTCGTTGAGGGTCCTGAGGAGTGGAGAGTGCG ATTCGGATAACTGTGACTTGAAGCAGTGCACGACGGATTACCAGCCAGTCTGCGGGAGCGACGGTGGCACCTACAGGAACCAGTGCCACTTTGACGTCGCAGCTTGTAAGGATGCGATGTTGGTCAAGGCGGGAGACGGAGAATGCT CGTCTGTATTGCAGTAA